From the genome of Solidesulfovibrio carbinolicus, one region includes:
- a CDS encoding host-nuclease inhibitor Gam family protein, whose translation MARTKPKVAVLADVKDVDAALAELAGIQRDVAALECVMNDSIDRIKAEAKAQSEPLLTRKKDLEAALANFATARKDDLFPKKKSLEMTFGVLGFRQSTKLKTAVKWTWKLVLERLQELAEGDAGKPFREALRTKVEVDKEAMRDWPEERLKTVGVRKVAEDEFYYELKGETIKEAAA comes from the coding sequence ATGGCTAGAACGAAACCGAAGGTCGCCGTGTTGGCCGACGTCAAGGACGTGGACGCGGCCCTGGCCGAACTGGCCGGCATCCAGCGCGACGTGGCTGCCCTGGAGTGCGTCATGAACGACTCCATCGACCGGATCAAGGCCGAGGCCAAGGCGCAGTCGGAACCGTTGCTGACCCGCAAGAAAGACCTGGAAGCGGCCCTGGCCAATTTCGCCACGGCCCGCAAGGACGATCTTTTCCCGAAAAAGAAGTCCCTGGAAATGACTTTCGGCGTCCTGGGATTCCGGCAGTCCACCAAGCTCAAGACTGCGGTGAAATGGACCTGGAAACTCGTTCTGGAACGGCTCCAGGAGCTGGCCGAAGGCGATGCGGGCAAGCCTTTCCGCGAAGCGCTGCGCACCAAGGTCGAGGTGGACAAGGAAGCCATGCGCGACTGGCCGGAAGAACGCCTGAAGACGGTCGGCGTCCGCAAGGTGGCCGAGGATGAATTCTATTACGAACTCAAGGGTGAAACGATCAAAGAGGCTGCCGCATGA
- a CDS encoding Ig-like domain-containing protein, protein MKKSNPRISYRLIVVVSLFLIVGTSIAIHFFQDIQRAEWIVRLGLARSIYYIILCILAASVAGFLFGILPSSGTYEGDVLGGKLKLGGAVVGFALVLVGGYVFRPLEDFSVIIYVHGEKGRNDLVLKSKGVVLLDVKGRRSEAIDAKGQVHFSGLSSSYREKEVVVSLEGVDFEPINSSVSLSEEVYLAVRPMTCIVSGTVQDEDGNPISNAKVTLDRVTLHSDESGYFVATLSSDLAMKSELSMVVEAYGFSVWRGRLIPRGKSPVVQLSRNL, encoded by the coding sequence GTGAAAAAGAGTAATCCTAGAATTTCTTATAGATTAATTGTTGTGGTTTCGTTGTTCTTGATTGTAGGGACATCTATAGCGATTCACTTCTTTCAGGATATTCAACGAGCTGAATGGATTGTTAGGCTTGGACTTGCAAGGAGTATTTATTATATAATATTATGTATCCTTGCTGCTTCTGTTGCAGGCTTTCTTTTTGGCATTTTGCCATCATCGGGTACGTATGAAGGCGATGTTTTAGGGGGCAAATTAAAACTCGGCGGTGCTGTAGTCGGCTTTGCACTTGTTCTTGTAGGAGGGTATGTTTTTCGTCCCTTGGAAGATTTCTCAGTTATAATTTACGTTCATGGCGAAAAAGGGCGAAATGACCTCGTCTTAAAGAGCAAAGGTGTTGTCCTGTTGGATGTAAAAGGGCGCAGAAGCGAAGCTATTGACGCCAAGGGGCAAGTGCATTTTTCAGGACTGTCAAGTAGTTATCGAGAGAAAGAGGTTGTCGTGTCGTTGGAGGGGGTTGATTTTGAGCCGATAAACAGCTCCGTCTCCTTGAGTGAAGAGGTTTATCTTGCTGTTCGTCCTATGACATGCATTGTCTCTGGCACGGTTCAGGACGAAGACGGAAATCCAATTTCTAACGCCAAGGTGACTCTAGATCGAGTTACGCTACACTCGGACGAGAGCGGTTACTTTGTCGCAACGCTCTCATCGGACCTTGCAATGAAATCTGAATTATCCATGGTAGTCGAAGCTTATGGATTTAGTGTGTGGCGAGGCCGTTTGATTCCTCGTGGAAAATCTCCGGTTGTTCAGCTTTCAAGGAATCTGTAA
- a CDS encoding HU family DNA-binding protein, with protein MNKADLVNCLAEHEGVSKAQAEQWLDTLTKYVMGALCCGHKVTLPGLGHLEPVTRKERKGRKPRTGGEIDIQAKRSVKFQPGKALKDALTA; from the coding sequence ATGAACAAGGCTGATCTGGTCAACTGCCTCGCCGAGCATGAAGGCGTGAGCAAGGCCCAGGCGGAACAGTGGCTGGATACCCTGACCAAGTACGTCATGGGCGCGCTGTGTTGCGGCCACAAGGTCACTTTGCCGGGCCTGGGGCATCTGGAGCCGGTCACACGCAAAGAACGCAAGGGCCGCAAGCCCCGGACCGGCGGCGAGATCGACATCCAGGCCAAACGGAGCGTGAAGTTCCAGCCCGGGAAGGCCCTCAAGGATGCGCTGACTGCCTGA
- a CDS encoding lytic transglycosylase domain-containing protein, translated as MTQFSDTNIENHIKSAAIKHVQPPEIVQAIVSVESGINPFAMRFEQIFYDRYIKGKPLSFAPPGCSKDTEAIGRATSWGLLQIMGETARSIGFRGWFGELLTPEVGLEWGCKYLARLRDRFLNAGGWEVVCRAYNGGPGNAHNPANTYPAKVLAHLPGGVWPQEGF; from the coding sequence ATGACTCAATTTTCTGATACAAACATTGAAAACCACATCAAATCCGCAGCAATAAAACATGTCCAGCCGCCAGAAATCGTCCAAGCCATCGTCTCAGTTGAATCCGGTATAAACCCGTTTGCTATGCGGTTCGAGCAAATATTCTACGACCGCTACATAAAAGGCAAGCCATTATCCTTCGCCCCGCCCGGTTGCTCCAAAGATACCGAGGCCATCGGCCGCGCCACCTCCTGGGGCCTGCTCCAGATCATGGGCGAAACGGCCCGCTCCATCGGTTTTCGCGGCTGGTTCGGCGAGCTGCTGACCCCGGAAGTCGGCCTGGAATGGGGTTGCAAATATCTGGCTCGGCTGCGCGACCGGTTCCTGAATGCCGGCGGCTGGGAAGTCGTTTGTCGTGCCTACAACGGCGGTCCCGGCAATGCCCACAATCCCGCAAACACCTATCCGGCCAAGGTGCTGGCGCATCTGCCGGGCGGCGTCTGGCCGCAGGAGGGCTTTTAA
- a CDS encoding Mu transposase C-terminal domain-containing protein, whose amino-acid sequence MQDSYTVKEIAQAMEVTERAAHARAVKESWPFEEQSCRGGRRRLYVAVSLPAEVQDALTAYEGASLPAAVAADETALTEDQRRGALARADLVRLYTEAMARAPRKGIAQKEFLSAYRAGVWPKIKEVLGDAVSAQSLERWKLKLRRTGSALSLADTRGGVHVEPILTVAHQTIITALVRHPNQPNIAEVCREALKAFKPAGLPPCSEITIHRFVKKWIAKNYGEFVYSRKGKKAWNDECCPYIVRDYTKIGVGDILVADGHALNFETIDPETGKGTRMELVLWYDMASSYPLGWEILPTENTQAIASALRRACLRLGKFPKVAYLDNGRAFKGKFFTGVDLEQCGLGGVFQVLGIATIFAWPYHGQSKTIERFFRSFGELERWCPSYVGTSIATKPPRLKRGETLHRKVYEAMGYRPLTLEETHAAVAMWFDDYVGRPQRGHLKGRSPLEVFQEGAGPGLTDADLLKLRLCMLSKAVRHIEQNGVKLFGQHYRHPFLHSLRHPVLVRYDDQDRRTVLVYDQAGKNLICEATPAPSVHPAAALLGTTEDKAVLESEIAYKKALENHVTADARDFLNTVVLPETQHRMRLVAAKDAAKAAPAVSSAPRTPDVKSIEAAKSAARAKLEAAPTYVPPAQMPAIVSELDRYEYLFNLAVRDGVALREPDADWMARYEQTEEYAACAAGRYARLRTVYERRRKAANGGGDA is encoded by the coding sequence ATGCAGGACAGCTACACAGTCAAGGAAATCGCGCAAGCGATGGAGGTCACGGAGCGGGCAGCGCACGCCAGGGCTGTCAAGGAGTCCTGGCCCTTCGAAGAGCAGTCCTGCCGTGGGGGCCGCCGCCGCTTGTATGTCGCCGTTTCCCTGCCTGCCGAGGTCCAGGACGCCTTGACTGCTTATGAGGGGGCAAGTCTCCCCGCCGCCGTCGCGGCCGATGAAACGGCCCTGACCGAAGACCAGCGTCGCGGTGCCCTGGCCAGGGCGGACCTGGTGCGGCTCTACACCGAAGCCATGGCCCGGGCTCCCCGCAAGGGGATAGCCCAAAAGGAATTTCTCTCGGCCTACCGGGCCGGGGTGTGGCCGAAGATCAAGGAAGTGCTTGGCGACGCGGTGTCCGCGCAATCCCTGGAACGCTGGAAGCTCAAACTGCGCCGCACCGGTTCCGCCCTGTCCCTGGCTGACACGCGCGGCGGGGTTCATGTCGAGCCGATTCTGACCGTGGCGCACCAGACCATCATCACTGCCCTGGTCCGGCATCCCAACCAGCCGAACATCGCCGAAGTCTGCCGCGAAGCGCTCAAGGCCTTCAAACCGGCCGGCCTGCCGCCTTGCTCCGAGATCACCATTCACCGCTTCGTGAAAAAGTGGATCGCCAAGAACTACGGGGAATTCGTGTATTCGCGCAAAGGCAAGAAAGCCTGGAACGACGAATGTTGCCCCTACATCGTGCGCGACTACACCAAGATCGGCGTGGGCGACATCCTGGTGGCCGACGGCCATGCCCTCAATTTCGAGACCATCGACCCGGAGACCGGCAAGGGCACACGCATGGAACTGGTGCTCTGGTACGACATGGCCTCAAGCTACCCCCTCGGCTGGGAAATTCTGCCCACGGAAAACACGCAAGCCATCGCCTCGGCCCTGCGCCGGGCCTGCCTGCGCCTCGGGAAGTTCCCCAAAGTGGCCTATCTGGACAACGGCCGGGCGTTCAAGGGCAAGTTCTTCACCGGGGTTGACCTAGAGCAGTGCGGCCTTGGCGGCGTGTTCCAGGTGCTCGGCATAGCCACGATCTTTGCCTGGCCCTACCACGGGCAATCCAAGACCATCGAACGCTTTTTCCGGTCCTTTGGCGAGCTTGAGCGCTGGTGCCCTTCCTATGTCGGCACGTCAATCGCCACCAAGCCGCCGCGCCTCAAGCGGGGCGAGACCCTGCACCGCAAGGTCTACGAGGCCATGGGCTACAGGCCGCTCACCCTGGAGGAAACCCACGCGGCGGTGGCCATGTGGTTTGACGACTACGTCGGGCGGCCCCAGCGCGGCCATCTGAAGGGGCGGTCGCCGCTTGAGGTCTTCCAGGAAGGAGCCGGACCGGGCCTGACCGACGCCGATTTGCTCAAGCTGCGGCTGTGTATGCTTTCCAAGGCCGTTCGGCACATCGAACAAAACGGCGTCAAACTCTTCGGGCAGCATTACCGCCACCCCTTCTTGCACAGCCTGCGCCATCCCGTCCTTGTCCGCTACGACGACCAGGATCGGCGGACAGTGCTGGTCTACGACCAGGCCGGCAAGAACCTGATTTGCGAGGCCACCCCGGCCCCGTCTGTCCATCCTGCGGCGGCGCTGCTTGGCACGACCGAGGACAAGGCCGTGTTGGAATCCGAGATCGCCTACAAAAAGGCCCTTGAAAACCACGTCACTGCCGATGCTCGGGATTTCCTCAACACTGTCGTTCTGCCCGAGACACAACACCGGATGCGCTTGGTGGCTGCCAAGGACGCGGCCAAGGCTGCGCCGGCCGTTTCGTCGGCCCCTCGCACGCCGGACGTCAAGAGCATCGAGGCCGCCAAAAGCGCGGCCAGGGCCAAGCTCGAAGCCGCGCCGACCTATGTGCCGCCGGCGCAAATGCCCGCCATCGTCAGCGAACTCGACCGCTACGAATACCTTTTCAACTTGGCCGTTCGGGACGGCGTGGCCCTGCGTGAGCCCGACGCCGATTGGATGGCCCGCTACGAGCAAACCGAGGAATACGCTGCCTGCGCGGCTGGGCGTTACGCGCGCTTGCGCACGGTCTACGAACGCCGCCGCAAGGCCGCCAACGGGGGAGGAGACGCATGA
- a CDS encoding phage protein GemA/Gp16 family protein, giving the protein MATRPFVSCAAIYNMQSKVFFGTLLPATSLSYETDKALLVELFGRILGGEGASWSKLSLGERNQVLDALAAQWLPDHAAVDIPLLPKRLRDWKKGDKADGYERLDIPAGPLARQKRYIVTLWLLLGYEPKSLDGRVSKQFGVERFVWLTDPAALATLAKDLWSRCRKAGIDPEPHEGMAGNGKAGSGRRGAA; this is encoded by the coding sequence ATGGCAACGCGACCGTTTGTCTCCTGCGCGGCCATCTACAACATGCAAAGCAAGGTGTTCTTCGGCACGTTGCTGCCGGCCACGTCGCTTTCCTATGAGACCGACAAGGCGCTTCTTGTGGAGCTCTTCGGCCGCATCCTGGGCGGCGAAGGCGCTTCCTGGTCGAAGCTCTCCCTAGGGGAGCGCAACCAGGTCCTGGACGCCTTGGCGGCGCAGTGGTTGCCCGATCATGCGGCCGTGGACATTCCGCTTTTGCCCAAGCGCCTCCGGGACTGGAAGAAAGGCGACAAGGCCGACGGCTACGAGCGCCTGGACATTCCCGCCGGGCCGCTGGCGCGCCAGAAGCGCTACATCGTGACCCTGTGGCTGCTGCTTGGCTACGAACCCAAGAGCCTCGACGGCCGGGTGTCCAAGCAGTTCGGCGTCGAGCGGTTCGTCTGGCTGACCGATCCGGCCGCCCTGGCCACCCTGGCCAAGGACCTGTGGAGCCGCTGCCGCAAAGCCGGCATCGATCCCGAGCCCCATGAAGGCATGGCCGGCAACGGCAAGGCCGGAAGCGGCCGGCGCGGCGCGGCATGA
- a CDS encoding tetratricopeptide repeat protein, protein MRSIAVIIICVLYPFCDGLASVVLKGKVVENRLGGPAVVNVQIHANGASDTVTGNFGDFSLVFETRNIGDITDVTVKKLDYEVVNFYELYNVVLPNNPDIKPLLVVICKSSAREEMARLYYGIKGTEVVETNYRKRVEDLMKINDDAAKEIASLQKERDRLLATIPKFAEEAARIKPGQMSDIYREAMRLFLGGDIDASLNVLNQERLRQAMDAAKLKKKEAEKEIENVVEAYLLKANLFALKFQFADAENVHQELVDTVPDNFNALLAYARFEHNLNNFAKALPLYETCQIIAIQSKDLSNKSVVLNGFGNLLSDLNRMNDARAAYEEALKISRELAATNPATHLPKVATTLNNLGNLHHVQNRMNDARTAYDEALKIRRDLATTNPIAHLPKVASTLNNLGNLFSDLNQLDEARVVYEEALKAFRDLAAADPATYLQDVAKTLNNLGNLLFGMNRLDEARAAYEEALEAFRVLAVTNPATYLPDVAKTLNNLGILHSDQNRMDEARVAYEEAIKAFRDLTVANPTIYLPYVATTLNNLGNLLKRLNRMDDAQTAYEEALEAFRVLAATNPATYLRDVAKTLNNLGNLFYHINRLGEARSAYDKALKVFRDLAATNPATYLPYVTTTLNNQGNLLSDLNLMDEAWSAYDEALKGLRDLAATNPAAYLPDLAMTLSNLGNLLSELNRMDEARSAYEEALRMRRDLAATNPATYLPYVAKTLNNLGNLLYRLNRLDEARAAYEDALKISRELAATNPATYLPDVAMTLHNIGSLHREQVRLDEAQAAYEGALKIRCDLAATNPATYLPYVAMTLNDLGNLHRAQNRLGEARSAYDKALKVFRDLAATNPATYLPYVTTTLNNQGNLLSDLNLMDEAWSAYDEALKGLRDLAATNPATYLPYVAMTLNDLGNLHRAQNRLGEARAAYEEALRIYRDLAATNPATYLPKVAETLNNLGNMYRDHSRMEDAQAAYDESFNIMKKNKK, encoded by the coding sequence ATGCGTAGCATTGCTGTCATTATAATATGTGTACTGTATCCTTTCTGTGATGGTCTTGCGTCTGTTGTGCTAAAGGGTAAAGTGGTCGAGAATAGGCTTGGAGGGCCTGCGGTCGTAAATGTTCAAATTCATGCAAATGGGGCGAGTGACACTGTAACGGGTAATTTTGGAGATTTTTCATTAGTTTTTGAAACTCGAAATATTGGTGATATTACAGATGTTACAGTCAAGAAGTTGGATTACGAAGTTGTGAATTTTTACGAGCTTTACAATGTTGTGTTGCCCAATAATCCAGATATTAAACCTTTATTGGTTGTTATTTGCAAATCTAGCGCGCGCGAAGAGATGGCTAGGCTGTATTACGGCATCAAAGGCACTGAAGTTGTTGAGACTAATTATAGAAAACGCGTTGAGGATTTGATGAAAATTAATGATGATGCGGCTAAGGAGATTGCCAGTCTTCAGAAAGAGCGTGACCGCCTCTTGGCAACTATACCTAAATTCGCTGAAGAGGCTGCCCGCATTAAGCCGGGACAAATGTCGGACATCTATCGGGAGGCTATGCGTTTGTTTTTAGGCGGGGATATTGATGCGTCCCTGAATGTCTTGAACCAGGAGAGATTACGTCAAGCGATGGATGCAGCGAAGCTTAAGAAAAAAGAGGCGGAGAAGGAGATTGAGAACGTAGTTGAGGCCTATTTGTTAAAAGCAAATCTGTTTGCCCTCAAATTTCAGTTTGCAGATGCAGAAAATGTACATCAAGAGCTCGTAGATACTGTTCCGGACAATTTTAATGCTCTATTAGCTTATGCTAGATTCGAGCACAATTTAAACAACTTCGCAAAAGCTCTGCCTCTTTACGAGACTTGTCAGATAATTGCTATTCAGTCTAAGGACTTGTCAAATAAATCTGTTGTACTCAATGGGTTTGGCAACTTGCTCTCTGATTTGAACCGCATGAACGATGCGCGGGCGGCATACGAAGAGGCCCTCAAGATCAGTCGCGAACTGGCCGCGACCAATCCGGCAACTCACCTGCCCAAAGTGGCCACGACGCTCAATAATCTAGGCAATCTTCATCATGTTCAGAACCGCATGAACGATGCGCGGACGGCCTACGATGAGGCCCTCAAGATCAGACGAGATCTGGCCACAACCAATCCAATTGCTCATCTGCCCAAGGTGGCCTCAACGCTCAACAACCTGGGCAACCTGTTCTCTGATTTGAACCAATTGGACGAGGCGCGGGTGGTCTACGAGGAGGCTCTCAAGGCCTTTCGGGATTTGGCCGCAGCCGATCCGGCCACCTATCTCCAGGATGTGGCCAAAACGCTCAACAACCTGGGCAATCTGCTCTTTGGTATGAACCGCCTTGACGAGGCACGGGCGGCCTACGAAGAGGCCCTCGAGGCCTTCCGTGTTTTGGCCGTGACCAATCCGGCCACCTATCTCCCGGATGTGGCCAAGACGCTCAATAACCTGGGCATCTTGCACAGCGATCAGAACCGCATGGATGAGGCGCGGGTGGCCTACGAGGAGGCCATCAAGGCCTTCCGTGATCTGACCGTGGCCAATCCGACCATCTATCTGCCATATGTGGCCACTACGCTCAACAATCTGGGCAATCTTCTCAAGAGATTGAACCGCATGGATGATGCGCAGACGGCCTACGAAGAGGCCCTCGAGGCCTTCCGTGTTTTGGCCGCGACCAATCCGGCCACTTATCTGCGAGATGTGGCTAAGACGCTCAACAACTTGGGCAATCTATTTTATCATATAAACCGCCTGGGCGAGGCGCGGTCGGCCTACGACAAGGCCCTCAAGGTCTTTCGTGATCTGGCCGCGACCAATCCGGCCACCTATCTGCCGTATGTGACCACGACGCTCAATAACCAGGGCAATCTGCTCTCTGATTTGAACCTCATGGATGAGGCTTGGTCGGCCTATGACGAGGCCCTCAAGGGCCTTCGTGATCTGGCCGCGACCAATCCGGCCGCCTATTTGCCGGATCTGGCCATGACGCTCAGTAACCTGGGCAATTTGCTCTCTGAGTTGAACCGCATGGACGAGGCGCGGTCGGCCTATGAAGAAGCCCTCAGAATGAGACGCGATCTGGCCGCGACCAATCCGGCCACCTATCTGCCGTATGTGGCCAAGACGCTCAACAACTTGGGCAACTTACTCTATCGATTAAACCGTCTGGATGAGGCGCGGGCGGCCTACGAAGATGCCCTCAAGATCAGTCGCGAACTGGCCGCGACCAATCCGGCCACCTATCTCCCGGATGTGGCTATGACACTCCACAATATTGGCAGCCTACATCGCGAACAGGTCCGCCTGGACGAGGCGCAGGCGGCCTACGAAGGGGCCCTCAAGATTAGATGTGATCTGGCTGCAACCAATCCGGCCACCTATCTGCCGTATGTGGCCATGACGCTCAACGATCTTGGCAACCTACATCGCGCCCAGAACCGCCTGGGCGAGGCGCGGTCGGCCTACGACAAGGCCCTCAAGGTCTTTCGTGATCTGGCCGCGACCAATCCGGCCACCTATCTGCCGTATGTGACCACGACGCTCAATAACCAGGGCAATCTGCTCTCTGATTTGAACCTCATGGATGAGGCTTGGTCGGCCTATGACGAAGCCCTCAAGGGCCTTCGTGATCTGGCCGCGACCAATCCGGCCACCTATCTACCTTATGTGGCCATGACGCTCAACGATCTGGGCAACCTACATCGCGCCCAGAACCGCCTGGGCGAAGCGCGGGCTGCCTACGAAGAGGCCCTCAGGATCTACCGTGATCTGGCCGCGACCAATCCGGCCACCTATTTGCCCAAAGTGGCTGAGACGCTCAACAACCTGGGCAATATGTACCGCGACCATAGTCGTATGGAAGATGCACAAGCAGCTTACGATGAATCATTTAACATTATGAAAAAGAACAAGAAGTGA
- a CDS encoding AAA family ATPase, producing MKSVFVETGNVTAFRRAVLTVEDTQRGQPGIVVAWGQAGRGKTFTARNSHSERGGVFLSAWEGMTQAAFLGRLCKETTGEKTTPRSAHACKVRIIETLEKRRDQGQTVTIYMDEADRLHFGRIEDLRDIHEATGAAVILIGEEELIGLLSERRRIWSRVTQEVAFGPVDEADIAAFAFEAVGLDMTPEACAMVRATSDGDMRLVRNMVQLLGQAAKARETDKVDAAMVAAIQKLKSWRRA from the coding sequence ATGAAATCGGTTTTTGTGGAGACGGGCAATGTGACCGCCTTTCGGCGGGCCGTGCTGACCGTCGAGGACACCCAGCGCGGACAGCCCGGCATTGTCGTGGCCTGGGGACAGGCCGGCCGAGGCAAGACGTTTACCGCGCGTAACTCTCACTCCGAACGCGGTGGGGTCTTCCTCTCTGCCTGGGAGGGGATGACGCAAGCCGCCTTCCTGGGACGGCTTTGCAAGGAGACGACGGGAGAAAAGACAACGCCGCGTTCCGCCCATGCCTGCAAGGTTCGCATCATCGAAACCTTGGAAAAGCGGCGCGACCAGGGGCAGACCGTCACCATCTACATGGACGAGGCCGACCGCTTGCACTTCGGGCGCATCGAGGACTTGCGCGACATCCACGAGGCGACTGGCGCGGCCGTGATCCTGATCGGCGAGGAAGAACTTATTGGGCTCCTGTCCGAGCGCCGCCGAATCTGGTCCCGTGTGACCCAGGAAGTTGCCTTCGGGCCTGTGGATGAAGCCGACATTGCAGCCTTTGCCTTTGAAGCTGTCGGCCTCGACATGACGCCCGAAGCCTGCGCCATGGTGCGGGCCACCTCGGATGGCGACATGCGGCTGGTTCGCAACATGGTGCAGTTGCTGGGGCAGGCGGCCAAGGCCCGCGAGACCGACAAGGTCGACGCGGCCATGGTGGCGGCGATCCAGAAGCTGAAGAGCTGGAGGCGGGCATGA
- a CDS encoding phage portal protein family protein: MTSGLWLDEKRFMEFGTRPLAGLLGEVAVAPASWGTLGLLPDPDPVLRERGDDVKVLEDLTADGKVCSSIQGRKIKTLNKRDYRFSPGKADGQEPTPEAKRLCDDLTRDLERVDLYALFSQVLDAPYYGFTPTEILWRRDGDRLRVRDLVPKPREWFVFDVDGALCFRGEDAIVGDKVHPFKMMVSRHFPTFKNPYGLRLLSRCLFPVAFKRGGIEFMMRFAEKFGMPWVVGEARPGALEPERRDMLASLSAMVRDAVAVVSGGSKVHIESVEGKATGGIHLSIVGYMDAAIAQVIQGQTLTQEIGSKGSYAASQTHYDVLTDYAEADQTLVVTGMNDLAWMYGQVNAPDALTPVFAYVEPEDLDKKATLGKKLYDLGARFKAPYFESFGLTSEEFSVAAVAAGPENGEAFAAGEDRFTPDQQAVERLVAEALKEGGQAVRAQAGRIVDLMERAESWEDAELLLLEAFPDLDNGDFQKTVEAAQVAADLLGRHAVRLETGRA; the protein is encoded by the coding sequence ATGACCAGTGGCCTGTGGCTTGACGAAAAGCGATTCATGGAATTCGGCACCCGGCCCCTGGCCGGGCTGCTCGGCGAAGTCGCCGTGGCTCCGGCCTCCTGGGGGACGCTGGGGCTGCTGCCCGATCCGGACCCGGTGCTTCGGGAGCGCGGCGACGACGTCAAGGTGCTCGAAGACCTGACCGCCGACGGCAAGGTGTGCTCCTCGATCCAAGGGCGCAAGATCAAGACGCTCAACAAACGGGACTACCGGTTTTCACCCGGCAAGGCCGATGGCCAGGAACCCACGCCCGAGGCAAAGCGGCTGTGCGACGACCTGACCCGCGACCTGGAACGGGTGGACCTCTATGCGTTGTTCTCCCAGGTGCTCGATGCGCCGTACTACGGCTTTACGCCGACCGAAATCCTGTGGCGCCGGGACGGCGACCGGCTGCGCGTGCGCGACCTGGTTCCCAAACCGCGCGAGTGGTTCGTCTTCGACGTCGACGGCGCGCTGTGTTTCCGGGGCGAGGACGCCATTGTCGGCGACAAGGTGCATCCCTTCAAGATGATGGTCTCCCGGCACTTCCCGACCTTCAAGAATCCCTACGGGCTGCGCCTGCTCTCCCGCTGTCTGTTCCCGGTGGCCTTCAAGCGGGGCGGCATTGAATTCATGATGCGCTTTGCCGAGAAGTTCGGGATGCCTTGGGTGGTGGGCGAGGCCCGGCCCGGAGCCCTGGAACCGGAGCGTCGGGATATGCTGGCCAGCCTGTCGGCCATGGTCCGCGATGCCGTGGCCGTGGTTTCGGGTGGGTCCAAGGTCCATATCGAATCCGTGGAAGGCAAGGCCACGGGCGGCATCCACCTGTCCATCGTGGGCTACATGGACGCGGCTATTGCCCAGGTCATCCAGGGCCAGACGCTCACTCAGGAAATCGGTTCCAAGGGCAGCTACGCCGCCAGCCAGACCCATTATGACGTGCTGACGGACTACGCCGAGGCCGACCAGACCCTGGTCGTCACGGGCATGAATGATCTGGCCTGGATGTATGGCCAGGTTAACGCGCCGGACGCGTTGACGCCGGTCTTTGCCTATGTGGAGCCGGAAGACCTGGACAAGAAAGCGACGCTTGGCAAGAAGCTCTACGACCTCGGCGCGCGCTTCAAAGCGCCGTACTTCGAGAGCTTCGGCCTGACATCCGAGGAATTCAGCGTAGCGGCCGTGGCGGCCGGCCCGGAAAACGGCGAAGCATTCGCGGCCGGGGAAGACCGGTTCACCCCGGACCAGCAGGCCGTGGAACGGCTGGTGGCCGAAGCCCTCAAGGAGGGCGGCCAGGCCGTGCGCGCCCAGGCCGGCCGCATCGTGGACCTTATGGAGCGCGCCGAGTCCTGGGAAGACGCGGAACTGCTCCTGCTCGAAGCCTTCCCGGACCTGGACAACGGGGATTTCCAAAAGACCGTGGAAGCGGCCCAGGTCGCCGCCGATCTGCTTGGCCGCCATGCCGTGCGCCTGGAGACCGGCCGTGCCTGA
- a CDS encoding helix-turn-helix domain-containing protein: MSIIDDVLKLLDKGYLPYQGQIEGHVYEPLGCGPKRKPRWFWKERKYVCLGCVKRCCLVDPVGFELMLPVTYQTKKLAFASLPAVSARELVTKKAWLTIAEVAFVLSIGRSKVWEMIQEGRLEKHPDSPPARVLTESVRKELERTDVYLS; the protein is encoded by the coding sequence ATGAGCATCATCGACGACGTCTTGAAGCTCCTGGACAAGGGCTATCTGCCCTACCAGGGGCAAATTGAAGGGCACGTCTACGAGCCCCTTGGCTGCGGCCCCAAGCGCAAGCCACGGTGGTTTTGGAAGGAGCGCAAATACGTTTGCCTGGGCTGCGTTAAGCGGTGCTGTCTGGTCGATCCTGTGGGATTCGAGTTGATGCTGCCAGTGACTTACCAGACGAAGAAACTGGCGTTTGCGAGCTTGCCGGCGGTTTCGGCGCGTGAATTGGTCACGAAAAAGGCGTGGTTGACGATAGCGGAAGTGGCATTTGTATTGTCTATTGGCAGAAGCAAAGTTTGGGAAATGATTCAGGAAGGGAGACTGGAGAAGCATCCGGATTCACCGCCAGCGCGAGTGCTTACGGAGAGCGTCAGGAAAGAGCTGGAGAGAACCGACGTTTATCTATCATGA